One Aegilops tauschii subsp. strangulata cultivar AL8/78 chromosome 7, Aet v6.0, whole genome shotgun sequence genomic window carries:
- the LOC109742925 gene encoding uncharacterized protein, whose protein sequence is MEQFHHGQHVRLRSRVHATYLHADEDGHGVSLHHRRASMNAAWAVHLHQFQNAQYLLLHSAAYGRYLAATDAPAPLGHRGLRVEQRNYNHPEVDALVWQAILSESGEEVYLRHIGGRRLRANGRHWKTDASVDYADDLDNISRKMLWVVEDIPAREVAPPLPRPTGVSPPCPFLDLRELSSVLAKFALLGFFDLMMVLCDYGLQLPHLTLRSRLIMYVLPTVYGALLARGTFVFRGRSVFRLRKELARQLGVFVNVEVSDLFMCLPTQDGRLFPLVVDLPRSGQTLHIIVAIAGTPGESPSISSTSYSSPCQLIAN, encoded by the coding sequence ATGGAGCAGTTCCATCACGGCCAGCACGTGCGGCTGCGCAGCCGCGTGCACGCCACGTACCTACACGCCGACGAGGACGGGCATGGCGTCTCCCTCCACCACCGCCGGGCGTCGATGAACGCGGCTTGGGCGGTGCACTTGCACCAGTTCCAGAACGCGCAGTACCTGCTCCTCCACAGCGCCGCCTACGGCCGCTACCTCGCCGCCACGGACGCGCCGGCGCCGCTAGGCCACCGCGGGCTCCGCGTCGAGCAGCGCAACTACAACCATCCCGAAGTGGATGCATTGGTTTGGCAGGCCATCCTGTCGGAATCCGGGGAAGAGGTCTACCTCCGCCACATCGgcggccgccgcctccgcgccaACGGGAGGCACTGGAAGACCGACGCCAGCGTTGACTACGCCGACGACCTCGACAACATCAGCAGGAAGATGCTCTGGGTCGTGGAGGACATCCCCGCCAGGGAGGTCGCGCCTCCCCTTCCACGTCCGACTGGGGTGAGCCCGCCATGCCCGTTCCTTGATTTGCGTGAATTGAGCTCTGTTCTTGCCAAATTTGCGCTTCTTGGTTTCTTTGATTTGATGATGGTTCTTTGCGACTACGGATTGCAGCTTCCCCACCTGACGTTGCGGTCGCGGCTGATCATGTACGTGTTGCCGACCGTCTACGGGGCCCTCCTCGCCCGCGGCACGTTCGTGTTCAGGGGGAGGTCCGTGTTCCGCCTGAGGAAGGAGCTGGCCAGGCAGCTGGGCGTTTTCGTAAACGTGGAGGTCTCCGACCTCTTCATGTGCCTCCCCACACAGGATGGCCGGCTTTTTCCACTCGTCGTCGACCTGCCCCGCAGCGGCCAGACCCTCCACATCATCGTCGCCATCGCCGGGACGCCTGGTGAGAGCCCCTCCATATCCTCAACTTCCTACTCTTCTCCTTGTCAGTTGATTGCTAATTGA